DNA from Chloracidobacterium sp.:
ACCTCATCCATGCCCCACACCAGCGACCCGTCCAGTTTGGCCAGAATCTCCCGCCGAACGAATCGCTCGAAGTTGATGGTCGCCCCACGCCGCGTCTGCCAGCCCGTCTCCGGGTCGGCGTCCAACTCCAGCGCATCCGCCAGCAACCCGCCCAGCGCCTTGAAAAACGTCTCCACCGTCGCCAACTCCGCCTCGCCTAACTTCTGAAAATCGGTCAGCGCCACCTTCACGCCCGCCGTTCCCTGCCGCGCCTCCTGCAAACCCCGCGCCAGCAACGACGTTTTTCCCATCTGTCGCCCGCCCTTGATGAGCACGATGCTGTCCCGGCGATGAATCACCTGCACCAGTTCTCGATCCACCTCACGCACAATGTAAAACCGCGACTCCAGCTCCAGCGCTCCGCCCGGCTCGTGCAGTTCTCCCGTCCGCTGGGACGGCGGCGTGCGCAGCGTCGGCATGGTCTCCGCCGTCGGATCAGCGCCGCCAACCACTGCCGCCGCTGCACTGCCCCCCATCAATAGCCGTTCCACCTCTTCTCCAAACCATCCCGCCGACGCCGGCCGCTGCGCCGGATCGTACGCCAGCGCCTGACACACCAATGCGCTGACCGTCTCTGGAATGTCATTGTTGAGCGCCTTCGGCGGCGGAAACCGCCCCCGCTCCTGCTGCTCCTTCAACTCCCACAACTGCGCCATCAGCGTCGCCGCCTTCACGCGAAACGGTAGTTGTCCCGTCAACAACTCATACGCGATAACCCCAAGCGTATAGACATCGCTCGCCGGCGTCGCCGCCCCCAGAATCTGCTCCGGCGCAATGTACGACACCGTCCCGGCCACGACCCCACCGTGGCATCGGCCAGCACCGACCGCTCCACCTTGGCGATGCCGAAATCAATCAGCTTGATTTGGTGCTCGCTCGCCGCCACCCGCGCCAGCATCACGTTGTCCGGCTTCAAGTCGCGGTGCGTCACCCCGACCGCATGCGCCGCCGCCAACGCCTGTCCCAACTGCCGCACCCAGCGCCCGGCCACCCCAAAGGCTACCCCCCGCCCGGCTTGGCCGTATTGCGCCATCCCGTCCCG
Protein-coding regions in this window:
- a CDS encoding AAA-like domain-containing protein, with translation MAGTVSYIAPEQILGAATPASDVYTLGVIAYELLTGQLPFRVKAATLMAQLWELKEQQERGRFPPPKALNNDIPETVSALVCQALAYDPAQRPASAGWFGEEVERLLMGGSAAAAVVGGADPTAETMPTLRTPPSQRTGELHEPGGALELESRFYIVREVDRELVQVIHRRDSIVLIKGGRQMGKTSLLARGLQEARQGTAGVKVALTDFQKLGEAELATVETFFKALGGLLADALELDADPETGWQTRRGATINFERFVRREILAKLDGSLVWGMDEVDRLFGRAYGSEVFGLFRSWHNERALDPGCVWRRLTLLMAYATEAHLLIADMNQSPFNVGLRLEVKDFSLEQTAELNRRYGEPLTEGELRAFYELVGGHPYLAQKGLYEVAKHRYTPEGLLACADTDDGPYGEHLRRVWLSVQQEAALEEGVRLVLERRNSGLSADVFFRLRSGGVVVGETPERARMRCRLYERYLGRQLRARRGVYE
- a CDS encoding serine/threonine protein kinase, which produces MENTILNGRYRLERLLGAGGLGEVYLAQDQFDRSNPSLVRPVAVKVLRAGADEYMQRKFHQEKEALSRIRHPYVVGVLDAGVLADGRSWFAMEYVEGVSLRDGMAQYGQAGRGVAFGVAGRWVRQLGQALAAAHAVGVTHRDLKPDNVMLARVAASEHQIKLIDFGIAKVERSVLADATVGSWPGRCRTLRRSRFWGRRRRRAMSIRLGLSRMSC